The Paenibacillus sp. MBLB1832 genome has a window encoding:
- a CDS encoding carbohydrate ABC transporter permease, whose protein sequence is MRKWFQKESLTAWMFMFPGLLLIGIFVFWPIIYSVPLSFTDYSVISDTHYIGLKNFRRAFHDHDFLISLWHSMVYIIIVPFIQIFAILMAVLMNSKLPGVKFFRTAYYLPVVTSMVAVAIIWGWLYSPNGIVNYVLMSTGIISDKIGWLSSQKTALASIMFVTMWKGLGYYMMIYLAGLQAVPKDLYEAASIDGATRLQQVVKVTIPMLKPYVFFCTLISMMSAIRVFDEVFVLTNSSSLGGPGTATLTSSVYIYDRGFKQFDFGYASAMGLIVSAIILVFSIFIFRFNKKGGVNPY, encoded by the coding sequence ATGCGCAAGTGGTTTCAGAAGGAGTCGTTAACGGCGTGGATGTTTATGTTTCCAGGCCTGCTGCTTATCGGAATTTTCGTTTTCTGGCCTATTATTTATAGCGTACCGTTATCCTTTACAGATTACTCGGTTATTAGTGACACCCACTATATTGGGTTGAAAAATTTCCGACGAGCTTTTCATGATCATGATTTTCTTATCTCTCTATGGCACTCCATGGTGTATATCATTATTGTGCCGTTCATTCAGATTTTTGCCATTCTAATGGCTGTTCTCATGAACAGCAAGCTGCCGGGGGTAAAGTTTTTCCGTACGGCTTATTATTTACCTGTTGTGACTTCGATGGTGGCAGTAGCGATTATTTGGGGTTGGTTATATAGTCCAAACGGCATTGTGAACTATGTGCTCATGAGTACGGGGATTATCTCGGATAAAATCGGTTGGCTCTCATCGCAGAAAACAGCATTAGCTTCGATTATGTTCGTGACCATGTGGAAGGGTCTCGGTTATTATATGATGATTTATTTGGCTGGGCTGCAAGCAGTTCCCAAAGATCTGTATGAGGCAGCATCGATTGATGGGGCTACGCGATTGCAACAGGTTGTGAAAGTGACGATTCCTATGCTTAAACCTTATGTGTTCTTCTGTACCTTAATTTCGATGATGTCTGCAATCCGAGTTTTTGATGAAGTATTTGTCTTGACGAATAGTTCGTCCCTTGGCGGGCCTGGGACAGCCACGTTAACATCCAGTGTGTATATTTATGATCGTGGATTTAAGCAATTTGATTTCGGATATGCGTCTGCGATGGGTCTCATTGTGAGTGCGATTATTCTTGTCTTTAGCATTTTCATCTTCCGCTTTAATAAGAAAGGCGGTGTCAATCCATATTGA
- a CDS encoding DUF4127 family protein has product MKRKIIYIPLDERPCNYEFPQKLVQGSGIQLVVPPMALMGQKKTAGQINKLWEWLEKEGADADGAILAMDTLLYGGIVPSRLHEDTLSKIQARINRLKTWKQGLPNLKLYTFQLIMRCPKYNSNDEEPNYYELWGEDIFKSGYLGHRVQLGYADEAEKQELAVIYDRLPAGVRRDYLERRHINMEANLSFLHVVKEEIVDFHIIPQDDSAPFGLTAIDQQRIRDEIRKQGLELQVYMYPGADEVGSTLLARMVNHFAERTPAIYPRLASVQGPYLTPLYEDRAFYESLKYQILAAGGMLVESVLEADLVLLVNTPGETMLEAAEQLTTTAGMNVSRNIVELVEYGRYASRKYKLPIAVADVAFANGADLQLLDILRRAGYLFDLAGYAGWNTSSNTLGTVIAQSMLFTIFGETEAHRNFLALRFVEDAGYCSKVRKEVTEGLVRELGYTYFSVDGQRGQIAGKVQERLEQFIRDHLSIDEYRITIQDCLLPWNRMFEVGLTIEVVRSEEA; this is encoded by the coding sequence ATGAAGCGAAAAATCATCTATATTCCGCTCGACGAACGACCGTGCAATTATGAATTCCCGCAAAAACTGGTCCAAGGAAGTGGCATCCAGTTGGTTGTCCCGCCTATGGCACTGATGGGTCAGAAGAAAACGGCAGGACAGATTAATAAGCTTTGGGAGTGGTTGGAAAAAGAAGGGGCGGACGCGGATGGGGCTATCCTTGCGATGGATACGCTGCTTTACGGTGGTATCGTTCCTTCACGATTGCATGAAGATACGCTCTCCAAGATTCAAGCTAGGATCAATCGCCTGAAAACTTGGAAGCAAGGGCTTCCTAATTTGAAGCTGTATACCTTTCAGTTAATCATGCGTTGCCCGAAATATAATTCCAATGATGAGGAACCAAATTATTACGAGTTATGGGGCGAAGACATTTTCAAATCGGGCTACTTAGGGCACCGCGTACAATTGGGATATGCAGATGAGGCCGAGAAGCAAGAATTGGCTGTGATTTATGATCGCTTGCCAGCGGGGGTTCGTCGCGACTATTTGGAGCGTCGTCATATCAACATGGAAGCGAATCTGTCGTTCCTGCATGTCGTTAAAGAAGAAATCGTCGATTTCCATATCATTCCACAAGATGATTCCGCGCCATTCGGCTTAACAGCCATAGATCAACAGCGTATCCGCGACGAAATTCGCAAACAAGGCTTGGAACTTCAGGTCTATATGTATCCAGGTGCTGACGAAGTAGGAAGCACATTATTGGCAAGGATGGTCAACCACTTTGCTGAGCGTACACCAGCTATTTACCCGCGACTTGCGAGTGTGCAAGGACCCTATCTAACACCTTTATATGAAGATCGAGCTTTCTATGAGAGCTTAAAATATCAAATTTTAGCTGCAGGTGGGATGCTCGTGGAGTCTGTGTTGGAGGCAGATCTCGTGCTTCTGGTCAACACGCCAGGTGAAACGATGCTAGAAGCAGCAGAACAGTTAACAACGACAGCGGGCATGAATGTTTCGCGCAATATAGTCGAACTGGTTGAATACGGCCGTTATGCGAGCCGTAAATATAAGTTGCCTATTGCCGTGGCAGATGTCGCATTTGCAAATGGCGCAGATCTCCAATTGCTAGATATATTGCGGCGAGCAGGCTATTTATTCGATTTGGCAGGGTATGCCGGTTGGAACACGAGCTCGAATACTCTGGGAACGGTGATTGCGCAAAGTATGCTCTTCACCATATTCGGTGAGACAGAGGCCCATCGGAATTTCCTAGCGCTGCGATTTGTAGAGGATGCAGGCTATTGTTCGAAGGTTCGGAAAGAAGTAACCGAAGGGCTCGTTCGAGAGCTGGGTTACACTTATTTTAGCGTGGACGGTCAGCGTGGTCAGATTGCAGGCAAGGTGCAAGAACGATTGGAACAGTTTATTAGGGATCATCTTTCGATTGACGAGTACCGCATAACGATCCAAGATTGCCTGCTGCCGTGGAATCGGATGTTTGAAGTTGGTTTAACTATAGAGGTTGTAAGGAGCGAAGAGGCATGA
- a CDS encoding NAD-dependent malic enzyme, whose protein sequence is MEKSRTTNYRGNSVIIRLEMKVDRMAFGEVVTSLAAVGGDITAIDIISNGGGVTVRDITVNMPDSVTATDLTDALKKTAGVRVVHISDRTFLLHLGGKISVIPKTPIQNRDDLSRVYTPDVARVSMAIYEDPNKAFSLTIKRNMVAVISDGSAVLGLGNIGPRAAMPVMEGKAMLFKQLGDVDAFPICLETQDTEEIITTIKHISTAFGGINLEDISSPRCFEIEERLRKELDIPVFHDDQHGTAVVVYAGLINALKLAKKSIHDVRVVVAGIGAAGIAVSKILLAAGVKDLVGVDVEGILIRTQTYANPMKQWYAEHTNPFLREGSLQDALMGADVFVGVSAGGILKREHVQSMAEDPIIFAMANPTPEIIPDLIEDIVAVVATGRSDYPNQINNVLCFPGMFRGALDCRASDINEEMKLAAAEAIASIVTADELSKQYIIPSVFNDQVVKRVRDRVVQAAIATGIARRIPREFR, encoded by the coding sequence ATGGAAAAGTCACGGACAACGAACTATAGGGGAAATAGTGTTATTATTCGGTTAGAAATGAAGGTCGACCGCATGGCCTTCGGTGAAGTCGTTACTTCCTTGGCAGCGGTTGGCGGCGATATCACAGCGATCGATATCATTAGTAATGGCGGAGGCGTTACCGTTAGGGATATTACCGTCAATATGCCGGATTCCGTTACTGCGACAGACTTGACCGATGCTTTGAAAAAAACGGCTGGCGTCAGAGTCGTTCATATCTCAGATCGTACGTTCCTACTGCATCTAGGCGGGAAGATTTCCGTTATCCCCAAAACACCGATCCAGAACCGGGATGATTTATCACGTGTGTACACGCCGGATGTAGCGAGAGTCAGTATGGCGATTTATGAGGATCCCAATAAAGCTTTTAGTCTTACGATCAAGCGTAACATGGTTGCTGTCATTTCAGATGGCAGTGCGGTTCTAGGACTTGGCAATATTGGACCTAGAGCGGCTATGCCTGTTATGGAAGGAAAAGCGATGCTTTTTAAACAACTAGGAGATGTTGATGCGTTCCCGATTTGTTTGGAGACCCAGGATACGGAAGAAATTATCACCACCATCAAACATATTTCAACAGCCTTCGGAGGCATCAATTTGGAGGATATTTCGTCTCCGCGGTGTTTTGAAATTGAAGAGAGACTCCGTAAGGAACTCGATATTCCAGTCTTTCATGATGATCAGCATGGGACGGCCGTCGTGGTCTATGCGGGTTTAATTAACGCACTGAAACTAGCGAAGAAATCGATTCACGATGTGCGTGTTGTTGTTGCTGGGATTGGCGCAGCAGGCATCGCTGTCAGTAAAATTTTACTAGCAGCAGGGGTGAAGGATTTGGTGGGGGTAGACGTCGAAGGAATACTTATCCGCACGCAAACCTATGCGAATCCTATGAAACAGTGGTATGCTGAACATACGAATCCATTCTTACGTGAGGGAAGCTTACAGGATGCTTTAATGGGTGCTGATGTGTTTGTCGGTGTTTCTGCAGGTGGTATTTTGAAAAGGGAACATGTACAAAGTATGGCAGAGGATCCAATCATCTTTGCAATGGCCAATCCTACGCCGGAAATTATTCCTGATCTCATCGAAGATATTGTTGCGGTCGTAGCGACTGGCCGTTCTGATTATCCGAATCAGATTAATAATGTGTTATGCTTTCCAGGGATGTTCCGAGGCGCACTGGATTGCCGTGCATCAGATATCAATGAAGAGATGAAGCTTGCAGCTGCGGAAGCCATCGCTTCCATTGTCACTGCGGATGAGCTGAGTAAACAATATATTATACCGAGTGTTTTTAATGATCAGGTTGTCAAAAGAGTACGCGATCGCGTCGTACAGGCAGCTATTGCTACAGGAATAGCGAGACGAATTCCGAGGGAATTCCGCTAA
- a CDS encoding carbohydrate ABC transporter permease, producing MIMFALFMTGPFLWLLSVSLMPGENAFSFPPKFLPTTIKFDNYVQVWQFMDFPNYILNTLIIVVIGLVLNTLLSCLTAYPLAMLMFKGKNLIFSLLVATMIIPAAAGMVVHYLTIQAFGLTNTYLGVVLPSAITVFNVFLMRQSYMGMPGEIRDSGKMDGASELRIWFQLVTPLVKPSIAVISLLEFMAMWNNFLWPMIILEDPKKYPLASALTFLNGQFSYNFGWIAAGTVISVLPIIIVFLFTQRYYMEGISGSVKG from the coding sequence ATGATTATGTTTGCCTTATTTATGACGGGGCCTTTCCTGTGGCTGCTGAGTGTATCCCTAATGCCAGGGGAAAATGCTTTCTCATTTCCACCGAAGTTTCTTCCAACCACGATTAAGTTCGATAACTATGTGCAAGTATGGCAGTTCATGGACTTTCCCAACTATATTTTGAACACGCTCATTATCGTTGTGATCGGCTTAGTTTTAAATACGTTGTTATCCTGTTTAACCGCGTATCCATTAGCCATGCTGATGTTCAAAGGCAAAAATCTTATCTTTAGCCTACTCGTTGCGACCATGATTATCCCAGCGGCAGCAGGGATGGTTGTTCACTACTTGACGATCCAAGCCTTTGGCTTAACGAACACCTATCTTGGCGTTGTATTGCCATCCGCAATTACCGTGTTTAATGTGTTTCTGATGCGTCAATCGTATATGGGTATGCCAGGTGAGATAAGGGATTCAGGGAAAATGGACGGGGCCTCGGAGCTGCGCATCTGGTTCCAACTGGTAACACCGCTTGTGAAGCCTTCAATCGCGGTCATTTCTTTGCTTGAATTCATGGCGATGTGGAATAACTTCTTATGGCCAATGATTATTTTGGAGGATCCGAAGAAATATCCACTGGCGTCAGCACTTACTTTTTTAAATGGACAATTCTCCTATAACTTTGGCTGGATTGCCGCAGGGACTGTGATTTCGGTACTTCCCATCATTATCGTGTTTCTGTTCACACAGCGTTATTATATGGAAGGCATTAGTGGATCGGTGAAAGGATAG
- a CDS encoding ABC transporter substrate-binding protein, with translation MTVNYKKLMMVGMTGVVASAMVVGCGKAEDKKTASTSAPSAAATATSAAKQEPVSLEFWTISLQPKFNDYFNKLIADYKVIHPNVSIDWKDFPYDALQSKLLTSVASGNTPDVVNLNTELGNQMGSKGALVDFNQYLKPEEKGLYFDGIFNSTVLNGKAYGLPWYTGLSLMFYNKKLVEKAGLDPKNPPKTMDELISWATQIKAKTGASGWAEQVGAKFFTLEGVPILSADKKKAAFNDAKGIAAVEAKVKLYKDGINPKEDANFDKQVQYYSSEQVAFQLSGSTFINRIKTAAPEIYANTLAAPIPTGKAGDRTSNTMNIAVPAKSKNVKEAVEFAKFVTNAKAQLDFSKAANTLPSTKDSAKDVFFTQTDGTLEAQAKLASVQGLDKATDALLGVEKAADVNKAVQKHLQNVFLNNADVKTELDAAAKEVNDLLAQ, from the coding sequence ATGACAGTGAATTATAAAAAGTTGATGATGGTAGGTATGACAGGTGTTGTTGCATCAGCGATGGTTGTTGGTTGTGGTAAAGCAGAAGATAAGAAAACAGCAAGTACATCAGCTCCAAGTGCAGCAGCGACAGCAACATCGGCAGCCAAACAAGAGCCTGTTTCTCTCGAATTTTGGACCATTTCCCTTCAACCGAAGTTCAACGATTATTTCAACAAATTGATTGCTGATTACAAAGTTATTCATCCTAATGTAAGCATTGACTGGAAAGACTTTCCCTACGATGCTCTGCAAAGCAAACTCCTTACTAGTGTTGCAAGTGGGAATACACCTGACGTTGTCAACTTAAATACAGAGCTTGGTAATCAAATGGGCTCCAAAGGCGCATTAGTTGACTTCAATCAATATTTGAAGCCGGAAGAGAAAGGCCTGTACTTCGACGGGATCTTCAACTCCACGGTACTAAATGGCAAAGCATATGGCCTTCCTTGGTACACAGGCTTGAGCTTGATGTTCTACAACAAGAAGCTTGTTGAGAAAGCTGGCTTGGATCCGAAAAACCCACCGAAAACGATGGATGAGTTGATTTCTTGGGCAACTCAAATTAAAGCAAAAACAGGCGCTAGCGGCTGGGCTGAGCAAGTTGGTGCAAAATTCTTCACACTTGAAGGCGTTCCAATTCTATCCGCTGACAAGAAAAAAGCTGCATTTAACGATGCCAAAGGTATTGCAGCAGTTGAAGCGAAAGTGAAGTTATACAAAGATGGCATCAACCCGAAAGAAGATGCGAACTTCGACAAACAAGTTCAGTACTACTCTTCTGAGCAAGTGGCATTCCAACTGTCGGGATCAACTTTCATTAACCGTATTAAGACAGCCGCTCCTGAAATTTATGCAAACACATTGGCTGCACCAATTCCAACTGGTAAAGCAGGTGACCGTACATCCAACACGATGAACATTGCTGTTCCTGCGAAATCCAAGAACGTGAAAGAAGCAGTTGAATTCGCGAAATTCGTAACGAATGCGAAAGCACAGCTGGACTTCTCCAAAGCTGCTAACACATTGCCTTCGACAAAAGATTCTGCGAAAGACGTGTTCTTTACACAAACAGACGGTACGCTTGAAGCACAAGCGAAATTAGCTTCTGTTCAAGGATTGGATAAAGCAACTGATGCGTTGCTAGGTGTTGAGAAAGCAGCTGACGTGAACAAAGCTGTTCAAAAGCATTTGCAAAACGTGTTCTTGAACAATGCTGATGTGAAAACAGAATTAGACGCTGCTGCGAAAGAAGTTAATGACCTTCTAGCACAATAA
- the rpoN gene encoding RNA polymerase factor sigma-54, which produces MSMSMQQKQSQQVKLAMTPELRQSIHILQLSGYELNQFLLEQSVENPILEVEESPYLYRHIRSTGSMDASQTDPLLLLRAHEQSLQDYVCSQLRVQKQLTTKVRKFAIFLAGNLDEKGYLSLKLEECCDILGETMEVALEALSALQALDPAGIGARDVRECLLIQIRKDSRACSGALACVEHYLPQLAQGKYKEVGVKLKRSEQQIAEIHSYIKTLNPWPGGLYPSSVQPAYIIPDAYIRRDPNGFSIQVNTKYTPRVSMNPDYTQWVNDRQADASMYLKDKFKSASWLIKSLEQRNVTLHRVLQVLIDEQSTFLHMGLEHLRPLNLKAVAEKLGLHESTISRAVQNKYIQTPQGLIEMKFLFSTGLQTPQGNMVSISMVKHKMKEIVSQELKTNPYSDQQISEFLVAQGVPISRRTVAKYREELSIPVASMRKQRV; this is translated from the coding sequence ATGTCCATGAGCATGCAGCAGAAACAGTCGCAGCAGGTCAAATTAGCGATGACACCGGAATTGAGGCAATCTATTCATATTTTGCAGCTATCCGGGTATGAGCTGAATCAGTTCTTGCTGGAACAGTCCGTAGAAAATCCGATACTTGAAGTGGAAGAGTCCCCTTATTTGTATCGTCATATACGTTCCACTGGTTCTATGGATGCTTCACAGACAGATCCGCTGCTTCTCCTTCGGGCGCATGAGCAGTCGCTTCAAGACTATGTATGTTCACAGTTGCGAGTCCAAAAACAACTGACGACGAAGGTGCGTAAATTTGCTATCTTTCTCGCGGGGAATCTGGATGAGAAGGGGTATCTCAGTCTGAAACTGGAGGAATGCTGTGACATTCTGGGAGAGACCATGGAGGTTGCCTTAGAGGCGCTTTCAGCACTGCAAGCGCTGGATCCTGCAGGTATTGGTGCTCGAGATGTTCGAGAATGCTTGCTTATCCAAATTCGGAAGGATAGTCGGGCTTGTTCAGGCGCTTTGGCCTGTGTAGAACATTACTTGCCCCAGCTTGCTCAAGGGAAATATAAAGAGGTCGGAGTGAAGCTGAAGCGATCAGAGCAGCAAATTGCGGAGATTCATTCCTATATCAAAACATTAAATCCATGGCCTGGAGGGTTGTACCCCTCCTCAGTTCAGCCGGCTTATATTATTCCCGATGCCTATATTCGCAGGGATCCCAACGGGTTTTCCATTCAGGTGAATACGAAGTATACGCCGCGTGTTTCGATGAATCCCGACTATACACAATGGGTGAATGACAGGCAGGCAGATGCCTCCATGTATCTCAAGGATAAATTTAAATCAGCCAGCTGGCTTATCAAAAGTTTAGAACAAAGGAATGTCACACTGCATCGTGTACTTCAAGTATTGATTGATGAACAATCGACCTTCTTACATATGGGGTTGGAGCACCTCAGGCCCTTGAATCTTAAGGCTGTCGCTGAAAAGTTAGGGCTGCATGAATCCACGATTTCTCGTGCCGTCCAAAATAAATACATTCAAACCCCGCAAGGGTTAATTGAAATGAAATTTCTTTTCTCAACGGGACTTCAGACGCCGCAAGGCAACATGGTTTCCATTTCTATGGTGAAACATAAAATGAAAGAAATTGTGTCGCAAGAGTTGAAAACAAATCCCTACTCGGACCAGCAAATATCAGAATTTCTTGTTGCACAGGGAGTTCCCATTTCGCGAAGAACTGTTGCTAAATATCGAGAGGAGCTGTCTATTCCGGTGGCCTCGATGCGTAAGCAAAGGGTGTAA
- a CDS encoding N-acetylmannosamine-6-phosphate 2-epimerase, which translates to MTQDLFSHLFGGLIVSCQALEDEPLHGADTMMKMAQAAELAGAVGIRANGAADVKAIRAHTHLPVIGLIKREYADSEIYITATRREVDELIEAGATMIAIDGTCRPRPQGETLEGLVSYMKLRGVPVMADISTFEEAKYAEEIGVDCVSTTMSGYTSYSSQQEDPDIKLVKEASEALRIPVIAEGRIWHPDQAAGALKAGAFAVVVGSAITRPQLIAERYVQAIRKVEPKHGYEIPHS; encoded by the coding sequence ATGACACAAGATTTATTCTCACATCTATTCGGGGGCCTCATCGTATCTTGTCAGGCATTAGAGGATGAACCATTGCATGGTGCAGATACCATGATGAAGATGGCACAAGCGGCTGAACTAGCTGGTGCAGTCGGTATTCGGGCGAATGGGGCAGCGGATGTCAAAGCGATACGAGCGCATACGCATCTGCCTGTTATTGGGCTCATCAAGCGTGAATATGCCGATAGCGAGATCTATATTACGGCAACCCGCCGTGAAGTCGATGAATTGATTGAAGCGGGAGCGACGATGATCGCGATTGATGGAACTTGCCGCCCGCGGCCGCAAGGCGAGACGCTAGAAGGATTAGTTAGCTACATGAAACTACGGGGTGTACCCGTGATGGCGGATATCTCCACTTTTGAAGAAGCCAAGTATGCGGAAGAGATTGGCGTAGACTGTGTATCAACCACAATGTCAGGATATACATCCTATTCTTCCCAACAAGAGGATCCTGATATAAAATTGGTGAAAGAAGCTTCTGAAGCGCTTCGCATTCCGGTGATAGCCGAAGGACGTATTTGGCACCCAGATCAAGCTGCGGGGGCGTTAAAGGCCGGAGCTTTTGCCGTCGTGGTAGGTTCAGCAATTACGAGACCCCAGTTGATCGCAGAGCGTTATGTTCAGGCCATTCGAAAGGTGGAACCGAAGCATGGATATGAGATCCCGCATTCATAG
- a CDS encoding methyl-accepting chemotaxis protein — translation MKVSSWIHEIRNAGSILSKPPQTIVHRRTLFRSIGFKLLLAIAGCSLALVLIVGLSSYAQSRKLIENKVATATQDTIQLLSDKTEAQLSEFDAMSNQLLLDTDFMTGVTALTNPKASALDKQNAKRLLTDKLTALVIDKPTLSNMTLFNSQTGESLLSYDATKAAPTSSAISKMDWFQRIVTAGGTPLWLPTLKTGYYAAGEPSFALGRVLDSGNNTVVSAILLIELKLSSLDESLQKFTLGDQHPVVIIDEQGHLIRSGNLDQLGTTFYLPHTTSKDATIQSEQDTLYISKKMQTVPWTVVASTPVEELVSETKDMLHLTWLMVLLAIIAASLVGFWVFRTIVRPLVHLRDLMQLGESGNLQLQTTFTKGRDEIAQLGASFNQMMAQIHRLVGQTKQSTAEVLSTAETLLHASNQTTHTASEIAMANENIAHGSTGLATEAETGNLLAQDMNERMQRVTLANEQMSQTAASAQHVSQQGTSFMSELNATSSDLESLTNVMTTNIHRLSTSTSSIDKIVDVLNQIAKQTVILSLNASIEAARAGTAGRGFAVVAEEIRKLADQSRDSIDQVANITMAIRSDVDHSVTALTRVSPVFAKQFTSVKQAEQLFRHIHEQMNELMAHLRTCTTSNAELEKVQQELFMTMSTVSAISQEAAATSEQVSSLSQEQLHVSERLVGFSHDLEKLAGNLNDQLAQFKL, via the coding sequence GTGAAAGTTTCATCATGGATCCATGAAATCCGTAATGCTGGCTCCATTTTATCCAAACCACCGCAAACAATCGTGCATCGCCGCACCCTATTTCGCTCTATCGGCTTCAAATTGTTGCTTGCCATCGCAGGTTGTTCGCTAGCCCTCGTTCTTATTGTTGGCTTATCCAGTTACGCCCAATCTCGCAAACTAATTGAGAATAAAGTGGCCACCGCCACTCAAGACACCATTCAGCTGCTAAGTGACAAAACCGAGGCCCAACTCTCCGAATTTGATGCGATGAGTAATCAACTCTTGCTCGATACGGATTTCATGACAGGCGTCACGGCTTTAACGAACCCCAAAGCATCTGCCCTAGATAAGCAAAATGCCAAGCGTCTGTTGACCGATAAATTGACTGCACTTGTCATTGATAAGCCGACATTGAGCAACATGACGCTCTTCAATTCTCAAACTGGCGAGTCACTTCTCTCTTATGATGCGACGAAAGCAGCTCCTACGAGTTCTGCTATTTCTAAAATGGATTGGTTCCAACGTATTGTCACCGCAGGGGGGACACCGCTTTGGTTACCTACGTTGAAAACAGGATATTATGCTGCCGGCGAACCAAGCTTTGCGCTTGGACGCGTATTGGATAGCGGCAATAACACGGTGGTTAGCGCTATTCTGCTTATTGAACTAAAGCTTAGCTCCTTGGATGAGTCGCTTCAGAAGTTCACATTAGGCGACCAGCATCCCGTCGTCATTATAGATGAGCAGGGACACCTTATTCGTTCAGGCAACCTGGATCAATTGGGAACAACCTTCTATTTGCCTCATACAACAAGCAAGGATGCCACCATTCAATCCGAACAGGACACCTTGTATATTAGCAAAAAAATGCAAACCGTCCCTTGGACGGTCGTGGCCTCAACGCCAGTCGAAGAGCTCGTAAGCGAGACGAAAGACATGCTGCACTTAACCTGGCTGATGGTCTTACTGGCAATCATCGCTGCTTCACTCGTTGGTTTCTGGGTGTTTAGAACGATCGTCCGTCCACTCGTTCACTTGCGGGATCTCATGCAATTAGGCGAATCCGGCAATCTACAGCTCCAAACCACTTTCACCAAAGGAAGAGACGAGATCGCGCAATTAGGTGCCAGTTTTAATCAAATGATGGCTCAAATCCACCGTTTAGTCGGTCAAACAAAACAATCAACAGCCGAAGTACTAAGTACCGCTGAGACGCTCCTTCATGCGTCAAACCAAACGACGCATACGGCCAGCGAAATTGCCATGGCCAATGAGAACATTGCTCATGGCTCAACTGGCCTTGCAACGGAAGCAGAAACCGGCAATTTGCTTGCACAGGATATGAATGAGCGCATGCAGCGAGTCACACTTGCCAATGAGCAAATGAGCCAAACCGCTGCAAGTGCCCAACACGTTAGCCAACAAGGTACAAGCTTCATGAGTGAACTCAATGCCACGAGCTCCGATTTGGAAAGCTTAACCAATGTGATGACCACTAATATTCACCGGTTATCCACCAGTACCTCATCCATAGACAAGATTGTCGATGTTCTGAATCAAATCGCCAAGCAAACCGTCATCCTGTCACTGAATGCCTCCATTGAAGCAGCACGCGCAGGTACCGCTGGACGCGGATTCGCGGTTGTTGCCGAGGAAATTCGCAAGCTCGCTGATCAATCACGCGACTCTATCGACCAAGTCGCCAACATCACAATGGCCATTCGGAGTGATGTGGATCACTCTGTGACCGCACTAACACGCGTCTCACCTGTCTTTGCGAAACAGTTCACTTCCGTCAAACAGGCTGAGCAGCTGTTCCGGCACATCCACGAGCAAATGAATGAGCTGATGGCCCATCTCCGGACCTGTACAACCTCGAATGCCGAGCTGGAGAAGGTCCAGCAGGAGCTCTTTATGACCATGTCCACGGTCAGTGCGATCTCGCAGGAAGCTGCTGCCACCTCCGAGCAGGTATCCTCCTTAAGTCAAGAGCAGCTCCATGTAAGCGAGCGGCTCGTCGGCTTCTCTCATGACTTGGAGAAGCTAGCTGGAAATCTAAACGATCAGTTAGCCCAGTTTAAGTTGTAA